From Leptospira meyeri:
AGCACTTGGACCATTGTCATTGCACATGCAACCTTTTGTATTGTGACAGTTTATAATAATGTGCTCGCTAGACTTCGACGAAGTTCTCATTCCATGGTGGAAGCATCTATGGATTTAGGTGCTAACCCATGGCAAACATTCCGGTTTGTGATTTTGCCAAATATCGCCACTGCATTGTTAGCTGGTGGTATGTTGTCTTTTGCACTTTCATTTGATGAAGTGATTGTGACAACTTTTACTGCAGGCCAACAATCTACGGTTCCTATTTGGATGTTAACGGAGTTCATTCGTCCAAGGCAAAGACCTGTCACCAATGTTGTTGCGGTTTTTGTCATTCTTGTGACAACTCTTCCTATTCTTATTGCATATTATTTAACGAAAGAAGATGAAGGTGGAAAAAAATAATCCCATCAACAATCAAACACTATCCACAGGATAGAAAAACCTAAAGATAGAGTTTGATTTTTTGACAATTATCAATGGAATTTCACTTTCACAAATCATATAAGGTGGTAGACTTTTTACATGGAAAAATTGATTCAAAAATTGATCATCCCAATTGATGGTTCACCAAGTTCAGCACGAGCATTAGAATTTGGTTTGGCAATTGCAAAAGCAAGTAATGCAAAATGTTTCGTCGTCGAAGTGATTGAAGATTTTGGGCCACTTCCTGGATATTATGATGCGGCCCCTGCTGGAAAAGATCGAGTCAAATGGATTTCTGAACAACGATTTGAAAAGATACATCCGATTTTGGATGAAACTTCGGTGAAATGGGAACGTGTGATTTTAGAAGGTTATCCTGCTGAAGAAATATGCAAATTAGCTGAAAAAGAAAAAGCAGATTTGATCGTGATTGGAAGTCGTGGCCACGGAATCCTCGGAAGATTTATCATGGGTAGCGTTTCTGATCGTGTTGTACATTACGCACCATGTTCCGTAACCGTTGTTAGGTGAATTTGACATAAATTTGCCAATAGCTTGTTAATTTAGTTGCGCTTAATTGTATCCCATCGGAATCTACGGACTAATCCTAGAGTAGATTTCCGGTAGATACAAATGAAGGTTTTTGAAAAAGAAGAACTCCCCGCAGTTTTACCTCTCGATAAACGATATACAAGAACATATTACCAAGACGATAGTTTTGTTTCCAACATTCGTCGGGCACTTCCGCGAATGATCACAACTGTGATCATGGAAGAACACGTCTTTCCAAAACTCTCTCATGAAGAAATCGATTTTTTGCTACAATACTATGCAAAAAGGCAAGATACTAGTGGGAATTATTACCAACTCAAAACAATTCCGTATCGTATTCGTAAAGAATCTGCTGAACGAATTTTAGAAGAAGCGGGAGTGGATGAAACACAAAGAGATTTCATTAGTACATTTTATCATTTTGATACAGATTTACAGCAATACGTTTTAAACGATAAAGTTACAGAAGCAGATGAAATCAAAATTTTGCAGATGATCAAAAGGAGGGATTATTACGTTGGGAATGTAGAGAAGTCAAAGATATCTGCAATCTTCGAGCCAATTGAAGAGATTCCGAAAAAAGATACATTTTTTGCCAATCTTTATGTCCCTCCCGCTCATAAGTTTTTTTCTCCACCCAATTTGAAACATATTTCTGGAATGCAGATAGTGGAAGCTGCAAGGCAATTTGGAATTGCTTGTAACCATATGTATGGCAAGGTTCCGTTTGAAGGAGTCACCTTTTTATTGTTATACTTGAATTCCGAGTTTTTTCAATATGCGAAGATGAATATGCCTATCAAACTCCGAGCAAAAGCTTTGGAGACTAAAAATAGTAAGTCAGGGTATTGGAATTACTCGAAATTGGAAATCACTGCTTATCAAGAAAACCAAGAAATCACTCGGATTGAAATGGCAGCCAGTATTTTGCCTTTAAAAGTGTATAAACGCCTAAAAAGCACGCAGGAAGAAGTGTATGAGATTGATCCAAGATTTAGGATTCTGGATCAGTTCAAGAATAATATCTCGGTGAGAGAAAATGGGAGAAATATTGTCTCCACCATAGAAAATATCTCTAGTTCCGGGTTTATGGTGCGTTGCTCAGGAATTCATCCGGGAGATTTGGCAAATAGCGGGCAATTAGAATTTTTTATGCATTTTGATATTGTAGGTTTCGTTCATGGAACTTGTATTTTATTATGGGTCAAAGAAGACGATAATAATGAAGACACCTTTTTTGCCGGGTTTCGTTTTGAATCCATTTCTGAATTGGACCAAGCAAATGTAAAGGAAGCAATCAATCGTTATGGACGTTTGATCGAAGAAAGGGAAATCCAATGAGTGGAAAAAAAGTAGCACTAGTGACTGGCGGCACTTCTGGTCTCGGAAGAGCAATCGTTTTAGAATTTGCAAACGCTGGTTATGTGGTTGGGTTTTGCGGAAGAAGAAAACAAGAAGGTGAAGAAACTCTAGCCCTTCTTGAAAAACAAGGTGGCACCGGAATGTTTGTTCGATGTGATGTCACACAATCGGAAGCAGTTCGTAATTTTGTTGAATCAATTGTAGCCAAGTATGGATCCGTTGATGTTGCTGTAAACAATGCGGGGATTTCAGGCGTTTTAAAGGCAACAGCCGATTACCCATTAGATATTTTTGATTCTGTAATGGATGTAAATTTGAAAGGAACTTTTCTTTCGATGCAATTTGAGTTAAAACAATTTTTGGCTCAAGGAAAAGGTGGAGTTATTATTAATGTTTCTTCTGCCCTCGGTGTCAGGGGAAAAGAAAAAGCGGGTCCTTACTCCATGACAAAACACGGAATCATTGGGCTTACTAAATCT
This genomic window contains:
- a CDS encoding universal stress protein, which produces MEKLIQKLIIPIDGSPSSARALEFGLAIAKASNAKCFVVEVIEDFGPLPGYYDAAPAGKDRVKWISEQRFEKIHPILDETSVKWERVILEGYPAEEICKLAEKEKADLIVIGSRGHGILGRFIMGSVSDRVVHYAPCSVTVVR
- a CDS encoding ABC transporter permease; translation: MPSKWNFGTLGLRIATILGFLFIHIPIFIIIMYAFSTDEKTFQFPLPGFTLKWFGVAWERNDIWEAIILSSQVATISTALAIILGTLACLAVYRSKFFGREVISFLVILPIALPGIVTGISLRSAMSLFGIPFSTWTIVIAHATFCIVTVYNNVLARLRRSSHSMVEASMDLGANPWQTFRFVILPNIATALLAGGMLSFALSFDEVIVTTFTAGQQSTVPIWMLTEFIRPRQRPVTNVVAVFVILVTTLPILIAYYLTKEDEGGKK
- a CDS encoding SDR family NAD(P)-dependent oxidoreductase is translated as MSGKKVALVTGGTSGLGRAIVLEFANAGYVVGFCGRRKQEGEETLALLEKQGGTGMFVRCDVTQSEAVRNFVESIVAKYGSVDVAVNNAGISGVLKATADYPLDIFDSVMDVNLKGTFLSMQFELKQFLAQGKGGVIINVSSALGVRGKEKAGPYSMTKHGIIGLTKSAALEYGSFGIRVVALCPGGIQTEMDDVFYANVPNPEEVKKERMKSYALGRMATPEEVAKTCVWLATDGAAFITGAVIPVDGGKTAR
- a CDS encoding AfsA-related hotdog domain-containing protein, producing the protein MKVFEKEELPAVLPLDKRYTRTYYQDDSFVSNIRRALPRMITTVIMEEHVFPKLSHEEIDFLLQYYAKRQDTSGNYYQLKTIPYRIRKESAERILEEAGVDETQRDFISTFYHFDTDLQQYVLNDKVTEADEIKILQMIKRRDYYVGNVEKSKISAIFEPIEEIPKKDTFFANLYVPPAHKFFSPPNLKHISGMQIVEAARQFGIACNHMYGKVPFEGVTFLLLYLNSEFFQYAKMNMPIKLRAKALETKNSKSGYWNYSKLEITAYQENQEITRIEMAASILPLKVYKRLKSTQEEVYEIDPRFRILDQFKNNISVRENGRNIVSTIENISSSGFMVRCSGIHPGDLANSGQLEFFMHFDIVGFVHGTCILLWVKEDDNNEDTFFAGFRFESISELDQANVKEAINRYGRLIEEREIQ